The genome window GAAGGTCGACGGGGCGATCATCGGCGAGGTCGCGCATGACGAGGTGCAGCGCACGATTGTCGCCGGGATCGTGGCGGTGGCGCGCAAGCTCGGCATCGGTGTGATCGCGGAGTATGTCGAGGACGCGGAGACGCTCGCGATCCTGCGCGACCTTGGTGTGACAATGGCGCAGGGATACTATATCGGGCGCCCGGCGCCCTGGGTGGGCGCCCGGCCGATGCCGTCTCAGCTCGCGCGGTAGCGGGCCTGCGCGCCGCGCTCGATCGCGGCGACGGTCAGCTTGTCGAGGCCGAGCGTGTCGCGAAGCATCTGGAGAAGACGCAGTTCCTCCTGCTGCACGGCGAGATCGGCGACGGCAACGTCCACGGCCAGGGCGTATGCCGTGTCGCGATGGCTCGGCGGGACGCTTGCGGCAATTACCGCAAAGGTGTCCACCATGCCGTTTTCCGCTTGCAGCCGATCGCCGCAATCCTGGGCCACGCGCACCAGTCGGTCCTGGTCGAACCCGGCGAAGACGGGCAGTGTCTTCACGACTTCGCCCATGGAATGCAGTTCCTGGTCGGTCATGCTGCTATCCGCAGCGGAGACCATCACCATCACGTAGATCAGTGCTTCCTGAAGTGAAACCTGTTCGCTCATCGGCTGTGCAGCCCCTGTATCGACGTTCCTTGTTGCATGGTGACGTAAAGCCAACCCGGAAGCAGTGCAACCCGCGAAATGCAGGCTGAGCCCCTGCGGGCTTTTTTGCCGCGACCCTGTTCCGTTTGTGCGGCGCATCCAGTAGTGTCCGGCCTCCGTTTCCACGCACCTTCACCGGGAAGCGGCCGTCTATCCACCCTTCAACAACAATGGTCCGATCATGACCTCAGTTTCGCTGCCGACGCTTGACCTCTCCCCCTCCATGAGAGACGCGGCCATGGCTTCCAAAGCCTGGCCGTTCGAGGAGGCGCGAAAGCTGCTGAAACGGGTCGAGGCGCGCGGCGCCGACCGTCCGGTGTTGTTTGAGACCGGCTATGGCCCGTCCGGCTTGCCGCATATCGGCACCTTTGGCGAGGTTGCCCGCACCACCATGGTACGCACCGCCTTCCGCCTGCTGACGGAAGACACCGTGCCGACGCGCCTTCTGTGCTTCTCGGACGACATGGACGGTTTGCGCAAGGTGCCGGAGAACGTCCCGAACCGCGAGGCGATGCAGCGCTACATCGGCCAGCCGTTGACGCGCGTGCCCGATCCTTTCGATGCCGGTCACCCAAGCTTCGCGCATCACAACAATGCTCGGCTTCGCGCCTTCCTTGACCGGTTCGGCTTCGAATACGAGTTCGCCTCCGCGACCGACTATTACACCTCGGGCCGGTTCGACGATGCGCTTTTGCGCATGCTCGCCGTCTACGACAAGATCAAGGACATCATCCTTCCGACACTTGGCCCCGAGCGTCAGGAAACCTATTCGCCGTTCCTGCCGGTGTGCCCGCGCACCGGTACCGTGCTTCAGGTTCCGACCGTGGAGCGAAATGTCGCCAGGGGCACCATCGTCTATATCGATCCGGAGACGGGCGAGAAGGTCGAGACGCCGGTGACCGGCGGTCGCGTCAAGTGCCAGTGGAAGGCCGATTGGGCGCTGCGTTGGTTCGCGCTCGGCGTCGATTACGAGATGGCGGGCAAGGACCTGATCGACAGCGTCATGCTGTCGTCGAAGATCTGCAAGGTGCTGGGCGGTCCGCCGCCGGAAGGCTTCAACTACGAGCTCTTCCTCGATGAAAACGGCCAGAAGATCTCCAAGTCGAAGGGCAACGGCCTGACCATCGACGACTGGCTGGCTTATGCCTCGCCGGAAAGCCTGTCGCTGTACATGTATTCCAAGCCGAAGACCGCAAAGAAGCTCTACTTCGACATCATCCCGAAGACCGTCGACGAGTATTTCACCTTCGCGCAGAAGTACCCGGAGATGCCGCTCGAGCAGCAACTCGGAAACCCCGTCTGGCACATTCATTCCGGAAATCCGCCGGCCGTCGACCTGCCGGTGCCCTTCTCGATGCTGCTCAACCTGGTGTCCGCATCCAATGCGGTCAACAAGGACGTCTTGTGGGCCTTCATCTCGCGCTATGCGCCGGGGGTCACGGCCACGACCCATCCCAAGCTCGACGAACTGGTGGGCTACGCGATCCGTTACTTCGAGGATTTCGTCAAGCCGGCCAAGACCTTTCACATCCCCGACGAGACGGAACGAACCGCCCTTGCCGCGCTCGATGAAAAGCTCGCGGCCC of Stappia sp. ES.058 contains these proteins:
- a CDS encoding tellurite resistance TerB family protein; protein product: MSEQVSLQEALIYVMVMVSAADSSMTDQELHSMGEVVKTLPVFAGFDQDRLVRVAQDCGDRLQAENGMVDTFAVIAASVPPSHRDTAYALAVDVAVADLAVQQEELRLLQMLRDTLGLDKLTVAAIERGAQARYRAS
- a CDS encoding lysine--tRNA ligase, whose amino-acid sequence is MTSVSLPTLDLSPSMRDAAMASKAWPFEEARKLLKRVEARGADRPVLFETGYGPSGLPHIGTFGEVARTTMVRTAFRLLTEDTVPTRLLCFSDDMDGLRKVPENVPNREAMQRYIGQPLTRVPDPFDAGHPSFAHHNNARLRAFLDRFGFEYEFASATDYYTSGRFDDALLRMLAVYDKIKDIILPTLGPERQETYSPFLPVCPRTGTVLQVPTVERNVARGTIVYIDPETGEKVETPVTGGRVKCQWKADWALRWFALGVDYEMAGKDLIDSVMLSSKICKVLGGPPPEGFNYELFLDENGQKISKSKGNGLTIDDWLAYASPESLSLYMYSKPKTAKKLYFDIIPKTVDEYFTFAQKYPEMPLEQQLGNPVWHIHSGNPPAVDLPVPFSMLLNLVSASNAVNKDVLWAFISRYAPGVTATTHPKLDELVGYAIRYFEDFVKPAKTFHIPDETERTALAALDEKLAALPADADAAAIQDAVLDVARGIERYQDPKKKSPDGGPGVSVAWFSALYKLLLGQERGPRFGSFVALYGIGETRALIAKALSGELSAA